The Alphaproteobacteria bacterium genome has a segment encoding these proteins:
- a CDS encoding LysR family transcriptional regulator, with amino-acid sequence MDTEKCKVLLCAIETGSFSATAEKLGYTPSGISRMMAAMESEMGFPLLSRSRMGVTPTMNCEKMLPVIRELVRLGEQFDQMSAEICGLVTGKVSIGVSYYAYYRWLFKLIVLFREIYPNIEVNILEGNSSSLSSAMDEGRADLCIISRREGNFRWITLLEDPMVAWVPETHPLAAAEKFPIHAYETEPFIDTFPGQDTDNARILARNNIKPNIRFTTSDSLATYYMVEAGLGMSLNNSINGKDLNGTV; translated from the coding sequence ATGGATACAGAAAAATGCAAAGTGCTTTTATGTGCCATTGAAACCGGAAGCTTTTCAGCAACAGCCGAGAAGCTTGGGTATACGCCATCTGGTATCAGCCGCATGATGGCGGCAATGGAAAGCGAAATGGGGTTTCCTCTGCTTTCGCGTAGTCGTATGGGAGTGACTCCCACGATGAATTGCGAAAAAATGCTACCTGTAATTCGAGAACTTGTTCGCCTGGGAGAGCAATTTGATCAAATGTCTGCTGAAATTTGCGGCCTCGTTACGGGTAAAGTTTCGATAGGGGTTTCGTATTACGCTTATTATCGATGGCTATTCAAACTGATAGTACTGTTCCGTGAAATCTATCCCAATATCGAAGTGAACATTCTTGAAGGCAACAGCAGTTCACTGAGCAGCGCAATGGATGAAGGCAGAGCTGATTTATGCATTATCAGCAGGCGCGAGGGTAATTTCAGGTGGATTACCTTACTTGAAGACCCTATGGTTGCGTGGGTACCAGAGACACATCCTCTGGCGGCGGCAGAAAAATTCCCGATTCACGCCTATGAAACAGAGCCATTCATAGACACTTTCCCTGGGCAGGATACAGATAACGCAAGAATACTAGCGAGAAATAATATCAAGCCCAATATTCGTTTTACAACTTCTGATAGTCTGGCGACTTATTATATGGTAGAAGCTGGACTTGGGATGAGTTTAAACAATTCTATAAATGGTAAAGATCTGAATGGGACTGT